The following are encoded together in the Citrus sinensis cultivar Valencia sweet orange chromosome 1, DVS_A1.0, whole genome shotgun sequence genome:
- the LOC102613519 gene encoding uncharacterized GPI-anchored protein At4g28100: MSNRNTTNSPFFLYYFFFFFIIIFPIVISSLPDPDPETIQPLVVSTTSPSPPATIPAFPEQSNVAGCPLDLPEELFHSVKSACTGGHLTTTQASSQLTRSRCCPVLATWLYAAYSTTALGRAATETAKTPATRSVDLPLLPDDSETCVDDLGKAMKQRGIDLPRPNETCDVVYCYCGIRLHPLTCPEAFSLNPRGKLVGNVNVKRLERHCLSSSNNVNGFPGLGGCNKCLNSLYQLNKKTFNTSKAEDRTTKMHNKDCQLMGLTWLLEKNRTAYIHTVSAVIRAMMLSRDGFEPQSCTLSSDGMPLAVDSSDIYNQSSSITLAVPFYLSFVSLWLLFMSFAVSSSRF, encoded by the exons atGAGTAACAGAAACACTACTAACTCTCCCTTCTTTCTCTactatttcttcttcttcttcattataATCTTCCCCATAGTAATCTCCTCACTACCCGACCCGGACCCGGAAACAATCCAGCCTCTTGTTGTCAGCACCACCAGCCCGTCTCCCCCCGCGACAATCCCCGCTTTTCCCGAACAGTCCAATGTCGCGGGCTGTCCTCTCGACCTCCCCGAAGAGCTCTTCCACTCCGTCAAGTCCGCTTGCACCGGAGGACACCTCACCACCACGCAGGCCTCTTCCCAGCTGACGCGCAGCCGATGCTGCCCTGTCCTCGCCACGTGGCTCTACGCCGCCTACTCCACCACCGCCCTCGGCAGAGCAGCTACAGAAACAGCAAAGACCCCCGCCACCAGGTCTGTGGACCTGCCGTTGCTCCCCGATGACTCTGAGACCTGCGTTGATGATTTGGGGAAAGCCATGAAACAGAGAGGCATTGATCTGCCGAGGCCCAACGAGACTTGCGATGTTGTGTACTGTTACTGTGGCATTCGACTGCATCCTCTGACTTGCCCGGAAGCTTTTTCTTTGAATCCGAGAGGAAAGCTTGTTGGGAATGTGAACGTGAAGAGGCTGGAGAGGCACTGCTTGAGTAGCAGCAACAATGTCAATGGATTCCCAGGTCTTGGTGGCTGTAACAAGTGCTTGAATTCTCTCTATCAG CTTAACAAGAAGACTTTTAATACAAGCAAAGCAGAGGACAGGACCACCAAAATGCACAACAAAGATTGTCAGTTGATGGGCCTCACATGGCTTCTTGAAAAAAATCGAACGGCATACATTCACACGGTTTCCGCTGTCATACGAGCTATGATGTTGAGCAGAGACGGCTTTGAACCTCAGTCATGCACTCTTAGCAGCGATGGAATGCCTCTAGCCGTTGATTCTTCGGATATTTACAACCAATCTTCCTCGATCACTCTTGCGGTTCCTTTCTACCTCTCCTTTGTATCACTTTGGTTGTTATTCATGTCCTTTGCTGTATCATCCTCACGGTTTTAA